The Buchnera aphidicola (Cavariella theobaldi) DNA window AAAGATGAAGACCAATTTAAAAAATGGATTTATTTATTATTAGATCAATCTTTACTGTCTGAAAAAGGAACATTAAAAAATCCACATAAATTCATTGCAAGAATGAATCAATTACTTATGCAATAAATAAATATGATTACTACTATCTAGTAGTAATCTTCATAATTATGGAACATTTTATAAAATGCGCATTATTCTATTAGGTCCACCAGGAACAGGTAAGGGTACTCAAGGAGAATTTATTATTAAAAAATATAAAATTCCACATATATCTACAGGTAATCTTCTGCGTGAAAATATTAAGAAGAACAACAAGATAAGTGCAAAAATAAAAAATAATATAATTCAAGGAAAACTAGTTGATAATGATATTATTTGTTATTTACTACTACAAAGAATACAAAAACAAGATTGTCATAATGGATTTTTATTAGATGGTTTTCCAAGAAATATTACACAAGCTGAACTTTTGTCCAATCAAGGAATTAAAATTGATTATGTTTTAGAATTATTAATACCAAATGCATTAATATTAGAACGTCTATCTGGCAGAAGAATCCATAAATCTTCTGGTCGTATTTATCATATAAAATTTAATCCTCCAAAAAAACAGGAAATAGATGATATCACTGGAGAAAAATTAGATATTAGAGACGATGACAAAATAGAAGTTGTTCAAAAAAGATTAGAAGAGTATATGAAAATGACTTATCCATTAACAAAATATTATAAAGAAGAACACATAAAAAAAAAATTAAAGTATTTTAAAATTAATGGTGCTAATAAACTATTAAAAATAAAATCTAATATAGATAATATCTTAAAAAAAAAATAATTTTTATAAAATTTTTAATGCGCTCTACAGGATTTGAACCTGTGACCTACGGCTTAGAAGGCCGTTGCTCTATCCATCTGAGCTAAGAGCGCGTAAAAAAATGAATACCCAACTAATATAATATATATAAAAATAAATTACTAGTAATATTCTATATTATTTGTATTAAAAAATTATAGAATGATAATAGTAATTTTTCAATTACAAAATAAAATTTATAGAGTTACTACTAATGTCAGCAATAATTATTAATGGCAATAAAATCTCTAAAAAAATACAATTTGAAATTTTAAAAAAAGTTTTCAATAGAAAGAAAGAAAAAAAAAGAGTGCCAGGATTAGCTATAATTTTAATCGGATCTAATATTCCATCTCAAATATATGTACAAAAAAAACAAATAGCATGTAAAAATGTGGGATTTTTCTCGGAATATTGGTCATTTCCTGAAGATACGAGTGAACAAGAAATATTAACTCTTATTCATAAATTAAATAAAAATAAAAAAATAGATGGAATTTTAGTACAATTACCATTACCTATCCATATTAATTATATCAAAATACTCAGTAGTATTATACCAGATAAAGATGTAGATGGATTTCATCCATATAATATAGGATTTTTGTGTCAAAGAGAGCCAAAATTAAGAGCATGTACTCCCAAAGGAATTATTACGATGCTAACACACTATAAGATAAAAACTCATGGGTTACATGCAGTTATGATTGGAGCATCTAATATAGTTGGAAGACCTATGAGTTTAGAATTACTATTAGCAGGATGCACTATTACGATAACGCATCGTTTTACTAAAAATCTTAAAAAACATATAAAAGATGCTGACTTGTTAGTTGTAGCTGTAGGAAAGCCGAATTTTTTAAAAGGCGAATGGATTAAAAAAGGAGCTATTATTATCGATGTAGGCATCAACAGATTATCTAATGGTGATATAGTTGGTGATGTCGAGTTTGATTCAGCATTTTTAAGAGCGTCGTATATAACGCCTGTACCGGGTGGCGTGGGACCTATGACTGTAACAACATTATTACAAAATACATTAGAAGCATGTGAAAAATATCATGATAGTTAATATTTAACTAAAAAAATTTTAATATTATTTATTTTTTACGCCATTTCGTTTTTGTGGGACAATCTTCTAATAAGATATCTTGAGATAGCAATTGGTCTCGTATCTTATCTGCTTCTATCCAATGATGTGCATGTCTAGCAATATTTCTTTTTTGGATTAAAAGCTCTATTTTTTGAATTTCAGAAGAATCAAAAAAACTTTTTTTTTGCAAAAAATTTTCAGGTTTTTGCAATAAAAAACCTAAAGAACCCCCTAAAGAACGTAATCTAAACGATAATAAATTGGCTTGCATTATATTTTGTTTTTTTAAACAATTAATATCACGAGATAAACAAAAAAGTACAGAAAAAGCTCGTGGTGTATTAAAATCATCATTCATTGCATTTGTAAAATCGATGATATAATTTTTTCCTGCTGATACATTAGAAATAGGATTAGTATCATATAACGCTAAATATAAACGTTCCAGTGAAGATCGAGCTTGATCAAGAGATTTTGTAGAATAGTGAATAGGTTGCCGATAATGTGTTGATAAAAGAAAATAACGCACACTTTCGGCATCATAACATTTTAAAATATCTTTTAAAAAATGTATATTACCTAATGATTTTGACATTTTTTTATTTTTTTCTACTACCATTCCGGAATGCATCCAAAAATTAATTTTTGTTTTTTTATCTAATGATAAAGATTGTATTCTTTCGTTTTCATGATGTGGAAATAAAAGATCAGAGCCGCCTCCATGAATATCTAAACAATTTTCAAAAAATACTTTAATCATAGCACTACATTCAATATGCCATCCGGGACGGCCGCGACCCCATGGTGCATCCCAAGAAAATTTATGATTTGTTTCTTTTTTCCATAATATAAAATCTAATGGATTTTTTTTCATATTATTTATTGGAATACGTGATCCAGAAGCTAATAATTTTATAGATTGATGAGATAAAGATCCATAATCACAATTACTATCAATAGAAAACACTACATCATTATCATGATTAATATAAGCATATTTTTTATCAATTAATTCGCTAATAACATTAATGATATCTTGTATATAATTTGTAATACGAGGTTCTTCATCAGGAACTAATAAATCTAGCAAGGCAAAATCTTTATACATTGCATTAATCATATTTTTAGTAAAAATATTAATATCTATATTTTCTTTTATTGATTTTGTAATAATTTTATCATCAATATCCGTAATATTGCGAACATATGTGACATCAAAATGGGAATTTCGCAAATATCGCACGATCATATCAAATACTGTAAAAGTACGAGCATGTCCGATATGACAAAAATTATCTACAGTGACACCACATACGTACAAATTTATTTTGTTTTTTTTAATAGGCTTAAAAATTTCTTTTTTACATGTCAATGTATTAAAAATTTTTAACATAATATTTTATTTCCATTTTTTTAATATGCTAATATAAAATTAATATTATTGATAAAAAGTATAAATTTAATATTAAATATGTAATATTTTTTATAAATTTATTATAATTAATTTTCACGATTTTTTATAAAAAAAATAAAACCAGGATTAATAATGAAGACAAAATTACGAGAAATGTTAAAATTCCCTTGTTTTTTTACTTATAAGATCATTGGTTTATCACAACCTGAACTTATTGATCAAATAATAAGAGTCATTCAAATTCAGATTCCTGGAGATTATACACCTCAAGTAAAATCAAGTAATAGAGGAAATTATTTATCCGTTTCTATTACAATATGCGCGAAAAATTTTGAACAAATTGAAATTTTGTATCATGAAATTAGTAAAATTAATATAGTAAGAATAGTATTATAAAAAAAAATAAAATATCATTTTAAAACTATTTTCAAATAGTACGGTTCTATAAGAATCCGTACTATAAAGAACATATTTATTTTAAATAAAAAAAATCAAATAAATAAATCTATAAACTAATAACATTAGCAGCAGACGGTCCTTTTGCTCCTTCAGTAATTTCGAATTCAACACTTTGACCTTCTGCTAAAGTTTTAAATCCATTACTTTGTATTGCTGAAAAATGCACAAATACATCTTTGCTTCCATCTTCCGGAGTAATAAAACCAAACCCTTTAGATTCATTAAACCACTTAACATTACCTTTAATCTTGGACATCTATATTACCTTCACATGAAAAATATATATTCAATTAAAAAAGAGATTATCATTAAATGATAAACTATTCTCCTATAGAATACTAAAAATAAAAAATATAAAGACGT harbors:
- the adk gene encoding adenylate kinase, giving the protein MRIILLGPPGTGKGTQGEFIIKKYKIPHISTGNLLRENIKKNNKISAKIKNNIIQGKLVDNDIICYLLLQRIQKQDCHNGFLLDGFPRNITQAELLSNQGIKIDYVLELLIPNALILERLSGRRIHKSSGRIYHIKFNPPKKQEIDDITGEKLDIRDDDKIEVVQKRLEEYMKMTYPLTKYYKEEHIKKKLKYFKINGANKLLKIKSNIDNILKKK
- the cspE gene encoding transcription antiterminator/RNA stability regulator CspE, yielding MSKIKGNVKWFNESKGFGFITPEDGSKDVFVHFSAIQSNGFKTLAEGQSVEFEITEGAKGPSAANVISL
- the ybeD gene encoding DUF493 family protein YbeD, with amino-acid sequence MKTKLREMLKFPCFFTYKIIGLSQPELIDQIIRVIQIQIPGDYTPQVKSSNRGNYLSVSITICAKNFEQIEILYHEISKINIVRIVL
- the folD gene encoding bifunctional methylenetetrahydrofolate dehydrogenase/methenyltetrahydrofolate cyclohydrolase FolD, with the protein product MSAIIINGNKISKKIQFEILKKVFNRKKEKKRVPGLAIILIGSNIPSQIYVQKKQIACKNVGFFSEYWSFPEDTSEQEILTLIHKLNKNKKIDGILVQLPLPIHINYIKILSSIIPDKDVDGFHPYNIGFLCQREPKLRACTPKGIITMLTHYKIKTHGLHAVMIGASNIVGRPMSLELLLAGCTITITHRFTKNLKKHIKDADLLVVAVGKPNFLKGEWIKKGAIIIDVGINRLSNGDIVGDVEFDSAFLRASYITPVPGGVGPMTVTTLLQNTLEACEKYHDS
- the cysS gene encoding cysteine--tRNA ligase, whose product is MLKIFNTLTCKKEIFKPIKKNKINLYVCGVTVDNFCHIGHARTFTVFDMIVRYLRNSHFDVTYVRNITDIDDKIITKSIKENIDINIFTKNMINAMYKDFALLDLLVPDEEPRITNYIQDIINVISELIDKKYAYINHDNDVVFSIDSNCDYGSLSHQSIKLLASGSRIPINNMKKNPLDFILWKKETNHKFSWDAPWGRGRPGWHIECSAMIKVFFENCLDIHGGGSDLLFPHHENERIQSLSLDKKTKINFWMHSGMVVEKNKKMSKSLGNIHFLKDILKCYDAESVRYFLLSTHYRQPIHYSTKSLDQARSSLERLYLALYDTNPISNVSAGKNYIIDFTNAMNDDFNTPRAFSVLFCLSRDINCLKKQNIMQANLLSFRLRSLGGSLGFLLQKPENFLQKKSFFDSSEIQKIELLIQKRNIARHAHHWIEADKIRDQLLSQDILLEDCPTKTKWRKK